GATGTTCCTTTCTTAGATAGCATTTACATTGATAAACCAATTCAGCGACACAATTTGATTCAAACTATTTCACGAGTAAACCGAAAGTTTGAAGGGAAGAATAAAGGTTTGGTTGTGGATTATATCGGCATCAAAACGCAAATGAATTTGGCGTTGAAGCAATACAGCGAGGGCGACAAAGACAATTTTGAAGACATTGCAGAATCCATCATCATCGTAAGAAATCATTTAGACCTGTTGGCTAAACTGTTTCACACGTTTGACAATTCAAAATATTTTAAAGGCACTACTATTCAGCAGTTAAACACTTTGAATTTAGCTGCCGAATATGTGCAACAAAGCAAAGAATTTGAAACCCGATTTATGGGCTTGGTAAAGCGACTAAAAGCCGCATATGATATTTGTGCAGGAAGTGAACAATTAACGCAGTTAGAAAGAGATTACACACACTTCTATTTGGCAGTTCGTTCTATTGTTTTCAAACTTACCAAAGGCAATGCACCCGACACAGCACAGATGAACGCCAAAGTTCGTGAAATGATAAAAGAAGCTTTGCAAAGTGAAGGAGTTGAAGAAATTTTCAAACTCGGTGATGAAGCAGAAACCGAACAAGACATTTTTGATGAAGATTATTTAGCGAAGATTGATAAAATCAAATTGCCGAATACGAAAATCAAATTGCTTCAACAGTTATTGGCTAAAGTAATTGTAGAAATTAAAAAAGTAAACAGGGTAAAAGGAATTGACTTTACTAAAAAGATGCAAGCATTGGTTGAACGCTACAATGACCGTGATGCAAACGACATTTTGAGAAGTGAAGTTTATGAAGAAATGGCAAGTGCCTTGACAGATTTAATTTGGGAAGTTCACAAAGAATTTTCGGCAGGTGACGCTATGGGAATTGACTTTGAAGAAAAAGCATTTTACGACATTCTTAAAGAGCTTTGCATAAAATACGACTTCAAATATCCTGAAGACAAAATGATTGACCTTGCAAAAGCCGTGAAAGACTTAGTTGACGGGCAAGCAAAATTCCCTGACTGGAACAAACGAGACGACATTAAATCAGCTTTAAAAGTTGGACTCATTCTCTTGCTTGACGAGTTTGGCTATCCACCAGTTGAGAGAGACGAAGTATATGTTGAGATTTTTGAACAAGCAGAAAACTTTAAGAAAAATCAGAACTAATGAACCCACGCAGCAGTCACACACATTGCCAAGTCGCACAAGCCGACACACAAGCCAAAACTTGGCAAAGAGTGTGTCTGCCCCACCCTGAAAAAATTGAATTAAAAAAATTTCCCTTCCCTTCTGAAAATAAAAAATACGCAACCGCACAACCCATCGACAGACAAAAATCAGTTGCTATGCAGACACCAAAACCGTTGACAGGAAAGCGTTTCAACTACTCGGTGGACAGAAGGCCAGCTTGTAACACGGGTTTGGCAAAAGTGGCGGTTCAGTACTCCGCAGACACATTTGTGGTTAATCAAAGTTTGGTTCTCCGCATCAACATTTGTGGTGAAAATCGCCACCTTCGCCAAGCCCGAAACCGTTAGGTGCAAGCATAGGACGACCGACAACTCGACAACAAACCGACAGAAACGGAGGACGAAAATGCCAACGCTTCGCAAAATTAAAAGAGGTGTTTTGTCAACGCACTTGCCGACACAAAAACACCACATTTAATTTTACCCAACCGCACCCAAAGCCCACCCACCACCCAGACAAAATTGTTGACAACATTCATTGACTTTTTTGACAGACTTTCAAAATATTCTTTTACATTTGCCAATATTTGTCAAGTCAAAATAAAGCACATTGAAAACACAGACAATTGGAATAATTCTGCGAGAATTAAGAGAAGCTAAAGGACTTTTGCTTAGAGAAGTTGGGGCAAAACTTTCACTTGACCCGACTATTTTAAGCAAAATAGAGCAAGACAAACGAATGCCGACAAAGGAGCAAGTAAGAGCACTTGCCGACTTTTATAAAGACCAAAAAAATGAAGTAATCATTGCCTGGCTTTCAGACAAACTGGTTTACGAAGTGCAAGATGAAGCTTTAGCAATACAGGCAATGCATGTGGCAGAAGAAAAAATTAAATATAAAAGTATACCTAAGAAAAAATGAGCAAACCAACATTTATAGATTTATTTGCAGGAGCAGGCGGTGCATCTACTGGACTTATTAATGCTGGATTTGAATGTATTGCGGCAATTGAAATTGATGATTGGGCAGCTGATACATACGAACTAAATCACCCATCGACCAAGGTTATCAAAGCGATATTCAAAAGGTTCAGAATAAAGAGTTAAAGAAATTCAAAGGAGTAGATTTGATTATAGGGGCCCACCTTGTCAAGGATTTTCAATTGCCGCGAGTAATAGAAGAAAGAAAGATGATCCACGTAATCATCTATATCTTCATTATGTTAGAGCCGTTGAAATGATAAAACCCAAATTTATCATTGTAGAAAATGTAAAAGAAATAGTAAAATTTAAGCTAGAAAATGGAGAGCTTTTGCTAAATGATTTTACTAATCGTTTAGCAAAATTAGGTTATAAACTTAATTGGCGAATGTTGAACGCAAAGAATTTTGGTGTACCTCAGGACAGAATCAGATTTTTTTTAGTTGGCTCCCTTGATGAAAAAATAATTTTGGAATCTATAGAAACACATTCAGAAGAAAACAATTCATCCAAATTAAAACCTGTTTTAACACTAGAAGAAGCAATAAATGATTTACCTATTCCAGTAAGGGATGTTGATGAATACCCTTACAATAAAAAGCCACTTAATGATTATCAAAAGAAAATGAGAAAAGGTTCTGATAAGGTATATAATCATGAACCTATGAGACATACACAAAGAATTATTGAGAGATTTAAACATATCCCTATTAACGGTAGTATTTTAAATGCCCCGTCAAGTCATCGCAACAGAACAAGAGGTGATGTTGATGTTTTATCAGAGAAAGTTTATTCTCAAAATCATAGAAGGCTTAACCCAAAAGAACCTAGTAAAACTATAACTGCATCTTTCTATTCAAGTTTTATTCATTCTTATCAAGACCGAAATTTAACAGTAAGAGAGGCAGCCCGAATTCAGGGTTTTCCAGACAAATTCAGGTTTTTAGGTAAGCGGACAACATTAAGTAATAAATTACTTGCTAAAAAAGGGGATACATGAAGATATACATCTCGACCAATTTAATCAAGTTGGCAATGCAGTATCTCCAATAGTCGTAAAAGCATTAGGTAAACTAATATTAAAGCATTTGAAATGAAGAAAAAAGACTCTAAATAGTTTAGATTTATTTTCAGGAGCAGGTGGATTTTCATTGGGCTTGCATAATGCTGGAATAAATACATTCGCAGCAATTGAGCAAGATAAATTCGCTGCTGAAACATTTAAAATTAATTTCCCTAAAGCGAAAGTTTACCAACGTGATATAACTACTTTCTCAAACGAAGAAATTAAAAGTAAATTTTCAAAAATTGATATAATAGTTGGTGGTCCTCCTTGCCAAGGCTTCTCTGTCGCTGGACCTTATAAGTTTGGTATTCTAGATGACAGAAATAATTTAGTTCAAGAGTACTTGAGGTTTGTATCAGTGATCAATCCAAATATTTGTGTTTTGGAAAATGTAAAAAACATAATGAATGGAAAACTGAAATCTAAACAAAGTGTAATTGAACATGTCCTTGAACATTTTGACAAGTTAGAATATAATGTTAAAATATATACTCTTTTTGCTCCTAACTTTGGGGTGCCCCAGTCAAGAACGAGAGTTTTCATTATTGCAATAAAGAAAAAATCAAAAATTGAGTTTCCTGAAATAATTGAAACTCACGGTACAAAAAAAGCATGGGTAACAGTTTCAGAAGCACTAGATGACTTACCATTAATTGACTCTGGAGAAGGATTTGATTTAGAGCCCAATAAATTCAATTACAATTTCAAACCTAAATCAGATTATCAGAAACTTATGAGAATTAATTCTAATGGAATTTATAATCATGTAGCAATGCAACATACTAAAAGGCTTATAGAACGATTTAAACATATTCCCCAAGGTGGCTCATTGCTTGATGTCCCAACAGAACATGGACAAAGGCAAAGAAATGGATCAAAATTGGATGAAAAACCTAGGTTCAAAATGAACAATCAAAGGTTAGACCCTAAAAATATTTCACAGTGTGTTACAGCTTCTTTTCAATCAACATTCGTTCACCCAAAACTTGACCGAAACTTGACAGCTAGGGAGGGTGCTAGACTTCAATCGTTTCCTGATACATTTATTTTTACTGGGCCGAGAACATTAATGAGTAAAACACTTTTAATTAGAGAAAAAGAAGATGAAATTGGTCTTTCTCAATACAACCAAATTGGTAACGCAGTTCCACCATTGCTTGCAGAGGCTATTGAAAGCAATATTAAAAGTAGCTTTAAAATAGAATAAGAATGGAATTAGATGCATTAATTCAAAAATTGTCGCTTATTGATAAGAAGTTACCTCACTGTAGCAACTTAAAGACAAAAGCTTTAAATGAAAACACTAGCAAGGGTAAGAGTGTAATTCTTACTAAAGAAATTGTTACGCATTATTTAAAGTATTATCAAGCAGTTAAGAAGCTTGATAAAGTTAAAGACCCCAAAAATGGATTATCGAAGCTTTGAAGCATTTTGAAATATATTATGCAGAAATTAAAACTGATAAATTCAGAATATTTAGTCATCAATCAGACTTTCTTTCTTCTTTGCTTCCGGAGTTTCTATATCTGCTATACGACAAGTTTGTAATTAGACAACATAAGGAATTTATTATAGAAACACAAAAGGACTTGGTTATTGATTTATCCTTTCTTCCTTATTCCACATCTGCAATAAATTTCAAATCTAAAAGGGTAGATGTTGCAATACTAAAGCCATGCTCATTTTCCGTCAATAAAGAAAAGCTAAACGATTTTAATATTGCACTAATAGCAATTGAAGTAAAAACAAATCTTGACAAGAATATGATTGGAGGAGTTGAATATTCAGTTCAAAGACTGAAAAGAACTTTTCCATTATGTAAATATTACCTAATTTCTGAATTGGCAGACTTTGCTTATGAAAAACAAAACTATGCAGCTTCTGCTATTGACGAAATATTAATTACGAGAAAACAAAAAAGAAGTGAGGTTAGAAGAGATTCAACTAAACTTAATCCTATTGACGCTAATTTAATGTTCAATCACCTCAAAGAAGTTTTGCATTTCCTTGAAACTGCCATTGAGGCACCAGTTCTTTTGAGTAAGAGATTAAAAAAGGGCAAACTAATAAAATAAGGAAAATGGCAACTAGAAATCATTATAACCATGTAATCTTCTTTAAAAGCAAGTCCAGCACAGACAAAGAAGTAAAATTTATATACGAATCGTATTTGAAATTCATTAAAAATATTTCAACTTTTCAAATTACAGACGACAAATCTATTAGCAAATTTGTTAGTGAGTTCAATTCTTATCGTGAGTCAGTTTTGTATACAATCGAAAACCGCAAAAATTCAGGTCAAGAAAATCTCAGGTCATCAATGCTTGAAGAATTATTTTGTCATTTGTTTTCGGACTTAATTGGTGAACTTCTTCCAAGTTTACCATCTAATTTACTCTTAGGTAAAGCCAACAGCTATGTTGACTTAACATTCTCACCTTCTTCATTTCGTGAAATTTTTATAAAGCCAAATCCTTATATTCATTCTAAAGACCAAGATTTTGTAATTGGAGTAAATTTAGAATTGAAAATAAAAGCAGATGGAGCGAATGAAATTAAGGAAGACATCATTGTTCCTGTATTAGCGATAGAATGCAAGACGTATATTGAAAGAAACATGTTGGATTCATGTTCAGGAACTGCAAGGAGATT
This portion of the Saprospiraceae bacterium genome encodes:
- a CDS encoding DNA cytosine methyltransferase, coding for MSKPTFIDLFAGAGGASTGLINAGFECIAAIEIDDWAADTYELNHPSTKVIKAIFKRFRIKS
- a CDS encoding Bpu10I family restriction endonuclease, whose translation is MKHFEIYYAEIKTDKFRIFSHQSDFLSSLLPEFLYLLYDKFVIRQHKEFIIETQKDLVIDLSFLPYSTSAINFKSKRVDVAILKPCSFSVNKEKLNDFNIALIAIEVKTNLDKNMIGGVEYSVQRLKRTFPLCKYYLISELADFAYEKQNYAASAIDEILITRKQKRSEVRRDSTKLNPIDANLMFNHLKEVLHFLETAIEAPVLLSKRLKKGKLIK
- a CDS encoding helix-turn-helix domain-containing protein, with translation MKTQTIGIILRELREAKGLLLREVGAKLSLDPTILSKIEQDKRMPTKEQVRALADFYKDQKNEVIIAWLSDKLVYEVQDEALAIQAMHVAEEKIKYKSIPKKK
- a CDS encoding DNA cytosine methyltransferase, whose translation is MQRSRFDYRGPPCQGFSIAASNRRKKDDPRNHLYLHYVRAVEMIKPKFIIVENVKEIVKFKLENGELLLNDFTNRLAKLGYKLNWRMLNAKNFGVPQDRIRFFLVGSLDEKIILESIETHSEENNSSKLKPVLTLEEAINDLPIPVRDVDEYPYNKKPLNDYQKKMRKGSDKVYNHEPMRHTQRIIERFKHIPINGSILNAPSSHRNRTRGDVDVLSEKVYSQNHRRLNPKEPSKTITASFYSSFIHSYQDRNLTVREAARIQGFPDKFRFLGKRTTLSNKLLAKKGDT
- a CDS encoding Bpu10I family restriction endonuclease; the encoded protein is MATRNHYNHVIFFKSKSSTDKEVKFIYESYLKFIKNISTFQITDDKSISKFVSEFNSYRESVLYTIENRKNSGQENLRSSMLEELFCHLFSDLIGELLPSLPSNLLLGKANSYVDLTFSPSSFREIFIKPNPYIHSKDQDFVIGVNLELKIKADGANEIKEDIIVPVLAIECKTYIERNMLDSCSGTARRLKSAMPYCLYIVASEYMKLKMSNLN
- a CDS encoding DNA cytosine methyltransferase translates to MGLHNAGINTFAAIEQDKFAAETFKINFPKAKVYQRDITTFSNEEIKSKFSKIDIIVGGPPCQGFSVAGPYKFGILDDRNNLVQEYLRFVSVINPNICVLENVKNIMNGKLKSKQSVIEHVLEHFDKLEYNVKIYTLFAPNFGVPQSRTRVFIIAIKKKSKIEFPEIIETHGTKKAWVTVSEALDDLPLIDSGEGFDLEPNKFNYNFKPKSDYQKLMRINSNGIYNHVAMQHTKRLIERFKHIPQGGSLLDVPTEHGQRQRNGSKLDEKPRFKMNNQRLDPKNISQCVTASFQSTFVHPKLDRNLTAREGARLQSFPDTFIFTGPRTLMSKTLLIREKEDEIGLSQYNQIGNAVPPLLAEAIESNIKSSFKIE